The following coding sequences are from one Methanobacteriales archaeon HGW-Methanobacteriales-1 window:
- a CDS encoding imidazoleglycerol-phosphate dehydratase HisB, giving the protein MKKRKKSLSRKTSETDIEIILDLDGQGNYNIQTGVEFFDHMLESFARHGFFDLEVKATGDVSVDDHHTVEDVGILLGEVFNQAIGDKKGIERISHSLVPMDEALAMVAVDIGGRSYCVMDMQFTQAKVGELSTENVEHFLESFASSARININAKVEGENDHHQIEALFKALARALKDALQVKHDQIPSTKGIL; this is encoded by the coding sequence ATGAAAAAAAGGAAAAAGAGCTTAAGCAGGAAAACCTCTGAAACTGATATTGAAATCATTCTGGATTTGGATGGTCAGGGAAATTATAATATCCAAACTGGGGTGGAATTCTTTGACCACATGTTAGAATCATTTGCCAGACATGGATTTTTCGATCTGGAAGTTAAAGCTACCGGCGATGTGAGTGTAGATGACCATCACACCGTGGAAGATGTGGGAATACTTTTAGGAGAGGTATTTAACCAGGCAATTGGAGATAAAAAGGGAATTGAAAGAATATCTCATTCATTGGTGCCCATGGACGAAGCATTGGCCATGGTGGCCGTGGATATTGGTGGAAGAAGCTATTGTGTTATGGATATGCAATTTACTCAAGCAAAAGTTGGTGAATTATCCACCGAGAATGTGGAACATTTTCTGGAATCATTTGCCAGCAGCGCCCGTATTAATATCAATGCCAAGGTAGAAGGAGAAAATGACCATCACCAGATTGAAGCACTTTTTAAGGCCCTAGCCAGAGCTCTTAAGGACGCTTTGCAGGTGAAACATGACCAGATACCTAGTACTAAAGGTATATTATGA
- a CDS encoding ferredoxin: MRIEVDQEKCTGCGNCMEICPKGYRIWEKNTAGKAEVKDLTFCHVCTLCASECRADAIKIVRDADEKKEKELKQENL; the protein is encoded by the coding sequence ATGCGAATAGAAGTGGATCAAGAAAAGTGCACTGGTTGCGGTAACTGCATGGAAATTTGTCCAAAAGGATATAGAATCTGGGAAAAAAACACTGCAGGGAAAGCTGAAGTAAAGGATTTAACCTTCTGCCATGTTTGCACATTATGCGCCAGTGAATGTCGCGCAGATGCTATAAAAATCGTGAGAGATGCCGATGAAAAAAAGGAAAAAGAGCTTAAGCAGGAAAACCTCTGA
- a CDS encoding transcriptional regulator, producing the protein MTRARKAEYNLNINGKNMLMDSRRFELLKKIDNCGSIMNASKKTKIPYRTALKYIEVMEETLGHGVVFTTRGGRGGGGGSKLSSLGKEIVKEYTKVEKVLQKVSQTNELSGKISIIDEEGKVMHIDFNGEDITLPMTPDFKLGEDVILLISPEDIIVMLEPQESSVRNIIEGKIVGLKLHDDMVRLEIQLSNKETLDVDVTEFSREKLELDLGKIVFIGFKAVSLAVVKG; encoded by the coding sequence ATGACCCGTGCACGTAAAGCAGAGTACAATTTGAATATCAATGGAAAGAATATGCTCATGGATAGCCGCAGGTTTGAGCTTTTAAAGAAGATTGATAATTGTGGCTCTATTATGAATGCCTCCAAAAAAACAAAAATTCCATACAGAACTGCCCTAAAATACATTGAAGTAATGGAAGAAACACTAGGCCATGGAGTAGTTTTCACCACTCGAGGTGGCCGCGGAGGTGGAGGTGGAAGCAAGCTATCTTCACTGGGTAAAGAGATTGTAAAAGAATACACCAAAGTTGAGAAAGTTCTTCAAAAAGTTTCCCAAACCAATGAATTAAGTGGAAAAATTTCCATAATTGACGAAGAAGGAAAGGTAATGCATATTGACTTCAATGGGGAAGACATCACATTGCCCATGACCCCGGATTTTAAACTTGGAGAAGATGTAATTCTACTTATAAGTCCTGAAGATATTATTGTTATGCTCGAACCTCAAGAATCTAGTGTTAGAAATATAATAGAAGGAAAAATAGTAGGTTTAAAACTTCACGACGATATGGTAAGGCTTGAAATCCAATTGAGTAATAAAGAAACTCTAGATGTTGATGTTACAGAATTTTCTAGGGAAAAATTAGAATTAGATCTGGGAAAAATTGTTTTTATAGGGTTTAAGGCAGTTTCACTCGCTGTAGTTAAAGGCTAA